A stretch of the Vigna radiata var. radiata cultivar VC1973A chromosome 7, Vradiata_ver6, whole genome shotgun sequence genome encodes the following:
- the LOC106767411 gene encoding NAC domain-containing protein 73 isoform X1 encodes MNNMSKLSCVRSSDLIDAKLEEHQLCGSKQCPGCGHKFEGKPDWLGLPAGVKFDPTDQELIEHLEAKVEAKNIKSHPLIDEFIPTIEGEDGICYTHPEKLPGVTRDGLSRHFFHRPSKAYTTGTRKRRKIQNECDLQGGETRWHKTGKTRPVMVNGKQKGCKKILVLYTNFGKNRKPEKTNWVMHQYHLGQHEEEKEGELVVSKIFYQTQPRQCNWSDRSAITGEASGEQQPNNNGRRDSGSGSCSSKEVLTHRDEMSAIVGLPQITTFNTSLDIQQLKSDHFSFIPFRKSFDEVGIGEASTGREVQASRSCEEVHEGHNIVAHHHHHQQQQQQNQHAHQQIATTAFHISRPSHPISTIISPPPLHHASIILDDNAYHVSTIMLQNENFQQQHQHHHKLGGRSTSGLEELIMGCTSTDVKEESSITNQQEAEWLKYSSYWTDPGNLQDHHE; translated from the exons ATGAATAATATGAGCAAGTTGAGTTGTGTTAGGAGCTCTGATCTGATAGATGCAAAGCTGGAAGAGCATCAACTGTGTGGATCCAAACAGTGCCCCGGTTGTGGTCACAAATTTGAAGGGAAGCCG GACTGGCTAGGTCTTCCAGCGGGAGTGAAGTTTGACCCAACGGACCAAGAACTCATAGAACATCTTGAAGCCAAAGTCGAAGCAAAGAACATCAAATCACACCCTCTCATAGATGAGTTCATTCCCACTATTGAAGGAGAAGACGGGATTTGTTACACCCATCCTGAGAAACTTCCAG GAGTGACAAGAGATGGGTTAAGCAGACACTTCTTCCACAGGCCCTCAAAGGCTTACACAACAGGGACACGAAAGAGGAGAAAGATTCAAAACGAATGCGACTTGCAAGGAGGGGAAACCCGATGGCACAAGACAGGTAAGACAAGACCAGTGATGGTCAATGGCAAACAAAAGGGTTGCAAGAAGATTCTAGTGCTCTACACCAACTTCGGCAAGAATAGAAAACCCGAAAAGACAAACTGGGTTATGCACCAGTACCATCTGGGCCAGCacgaggaagaaaaagaaggagagCTTGTGGTGTCCAAGATATTCTACCAGACACAACCGAGGCAGTGCAATTGGTCAGATAGAAGTGCCATAACTGGTGAAGCAAGTGGAGAACAACAACCCAACAATAACGGAAGAAGAGACAGCGGAAGTGGGAGTTGTTCTTCTAAGGAAGTTCTCACTCACAGAGATGAAATGTCTGCTATCGTTGGACTCCCTCAAATAACAACCTTCAACACTTCCTTGGACATTCAACAACTCAAATCCGACCATTTTAGCTTCATTCCATTCAGAAAAAGCTTCGATGAg GTTGGAATAGGAGAAGCTTCGACGGGAAGAGAAGTGCAAGCATCAAGGTCGTGTGAGGAAGTACATGAAGGGCATAATATTGTagcacatcatcatcatcatcaacaacaacagcagcaaaATCAGCATGCGCACCAACAAATTGCAACCACAGCCTTCCATATCAGTAGGCCTTCGCATCCCATCTCCACCATCATCTCTCCTCCACCCCTTCACCACGCATCCATCATCCTAGACGACAACGCCTACCATGTCTCAACGATCATGCTTCAAAATGAAAACTTCCAG CAACAGCACCAGCACCATCATAAACTAGGAGGAAGGTCTACGTCTGGTTTGGAGGAACTCATCATGGGGTGCACTTCAACTGATGTCAAAGAG GAGTCATCCATTACAAACCAACAAGAGGCTGAATGGTTGAAATACTCTTCTTACTGGACAGACCCTGGCAACCTGCAGGATCATCATGAGTAG
- the LOC106767099 gene encoding leucine-rich repeat extensin-like protein 6 codes for MENTWILTFHHLLLLLLLLLLHSNAAKGAINVGVGVGGRAGIGVGIGIGNGGSGGNTAGPSGSSASNLNNAFTALQAWKSAITDDPLKILDTWVGPNVCSYKGIFCSNSQDDNGIATTASTESSVVAGIDLNHANLQGTLVKELSLLSDITLFHLNTNRLSGSVPESFRDLTSLQELDLSNNQLSGPFPTAILSMPSLVYLDLRYNNFSGQLPDELFNKRLDAIFLNNNNFGGEIPDNLGNSPASVINLANNKLSGSIPFSFGFMSSRLKEILFLNNQLTGCIPQGVGIFTEMQVLDVSFNSLMGHLPDTMSCLQDIEVLNLANNKLSGELSDVVCSLRSLLNLTVAHNFFSGLSQECSRLFNVGFDFSDNCIPGRNMQRPQPECSGIPGGSLNCLRIPAPKPLVCATLAATLSNHANSPSSSP; via the coding sequence ATGGAGAACACCTGGATCCTCActtttcatcatcttcttcttcttcttcttctcctcctgcTCCATTCAAATGCAGCAAAAGGGGCCATTAATGTGGGTGTCGGTGTTGGTGGAAGAGCTGGCATAGGTGTTGGCATTGGTATTGGCAATGGGGGTAGTGGTGGTAACACCGCAGGACCCTCTGGATCCTCAGCGTCAAACCTCAACAATGCTTTCACGGCCCTCCAAGCTTGGAAATCTGCCATAACTGATGACCCTTTGAAGATTTTGGACACTTGGGTTGGTCCCAATGTGTGTTCCTACAAAGGTATCTTCTGCTCGAATTCTCAGGACGATAATGGGATTGCCACAACAGCATCGACCGAATCTTCTGTTGTTGCTGGAATAGATCTCAACCATGCAAATCTCCAAGGGACTCTTGTCAAAGAACTCTCTTTGCTATCAGATATCACCCTTTTCCATCTCAACACCAACAGGCTTTCTGGCTCAGTTCCTGAGTCTTTCAGAGACCTCACTTCCCTACAAGAGTTGGACCTCAGCAACAACCAACTCTCGGGACCTTTTCCCACTGCCATTCTATCCATGCCAAGCCTCGTCTACTTGGACCTCAGATACAACAACTTCTCAGGGCAACTTCCCGATGAACTCTTCAACAAGAGACTCGATGCAATattcctcaacaacaacaattttgGGGGTGAAATTCCAGACAATCTGGGAAATTCACCTGCCTCGGTGATCAACTTGGCCAACAACAAGTTGAGCGGAAGCATCCCTTTTAGCTTTGGCTTCATGAGTTCAAGACTGAAGGAGATTCTCTTCCTTAACAACCAGTTAACAGGTTGCATTCCTCAGGGAGTAGGGATCTTCACCGAGATGCAAGTGTTGGATGTGAGTTTCAACTCTCTGATGGGCCATTTGCCTGACACAATGAGTTGCTTGCAGGATATAGAGGTTCTCAATTTGGCGAATAACAAGCTCTCAGGGGAATTATCTGATGTGGTCTGCTCCTTGAGAAGCCTATTGAATCTAACCGTTGCTCACAATTTCTTCTCTGGGCTGAGCCAGGAATGCTCAAGGCTATTCAATGTGGGGTTTGATTTCTCGGATAACTGTATACCTGGAAGGAATATGCAAAGACCACAACCAGAGTGTTCTGGGATCCCTGGAGGTAGTCTCAATTGTCTTAGAATCCCTGCTCCAAAGCCTCTTGTTTGTGCAACTCTGGCTGCAACTTTGTCCAACCACGCAAACTCACCTTCCTCTTCTCCCTGA
- the LOC106765759 gene encoding putative dual specificity protein phosphatase DSP8, with the protein MKIEELDDAECSIDEQEKYEKQMVSVEVKRALVGAGARILFYPTLLYNVLRNKIEAEFRWWDQIDEFLLLGAVPFPKDVPLLKSLGVGGVITLNEPYETLVPSSLYRAHGIDHLVIPTRDYLFAPSIVDINQAVQFIHQNATCGKTTYVHCKAGRGRSTTIVLCYLVEYKHMTPAAALEYVRSRRPRVLLAPSQWKAVQNYNNRRPCPLPYSPSGDAVLITKADLEGYHSTCDADMELAIVPKLPRTMPMIARLSCLFASLKVSGSSVPMIRRLPVSESRAC; encoded by the exons ATGAAGATCGAGGAATTGGACGACGCGGAGTGTAGTATAGACGAACAAGAGAAGTACGAGAAGCAGATGGTCAGCGTTGAAGTGAAGAGAGCGTTGGTGGGCGCAGGTGCTCGGATCCTGTTCTATCCCACACTCTTGTATAATGTGCTTCGTAACAAAATTGAAGCTGAGTTCAGGTGGTGGGATCAAATTGACGAG tttttgttactGGGCGCTGTTCCTTTCCCCAAAGACGTTCCTCTTTTGAAGAGCCTTGGTGTGGGTGGTGTGATTACTCTCAATGAGCCATATGAAACCTTGGTGCCGTCGTCGTTGTATCGG GCTCACGGGATTGATCATTTGGTAATTCCCACTAGAGATTATCTCTTTGCCCCCTCGATTGTTGATATCAACCAGGCTGTGCAGTTCATTCATC AGAATGCAACTTGCGGCAAAACTACTTATGTTCACTGTAAAGCTGGGCGGGGGAGGAGTACAACAATTGTGCTTTGTTATCTG GTTGAATACAAGCACATGACACCTGCTGCTGCCCTGGAATATGTGCGGTCTCGACGACCTAGAGTGCTACTAGCACCATCACAGTGGAAG GCTGTTCAAAACTATAACAATCGCAGGCCGTGTCCTTTACCGTACTCCCCCTCTGGGGACGCAGTTCTTATAACCAAAGCGGATCTTGAAGGATATCATAGCACATGTGATGCTGATATGGAGCTGGCTATTGTCCCCAAACTTCCAAGGACTATGCCCATGATTGCAAGATTATCTTGCCTGTTTGCATCCTTGAAAGTATCCGGGAGCAGTGTACCAATGATCAGGCGGCTGCCAGTTTCCGAGTCACGTGCTTGCTAA
- the LOC106767235 gene encoding uncharacterized protein LOC106767235 yields the protein MDPCPFVRLIVESLALKLPSPTKPPPLSGVHPSTTPCFCKIRTNTFPTHTALLPLSASASTPDTTTSATAFHLDPAALRRLSVKPLSLVISVYNGPMGRSCWVRGAKLLGRVHLTVNLSTALSHSNTFHSGWLNLAGPHTTTKPSAQLHLVVRSEPDPRFVFQFGGEPECSPVVFQIQGNIRQPVFSCKFSADRNYRSRSLPSDFTSNGSGWRRSSTADRERQGKERKGWMIMIHDLSGSPVAAASMVTPFVPSPGSDRVSRSNPGAWLILRPNGASVSSWKPWGRLEAWRERGPVDGLGYKVELFSDNGPANRIPIAEGTMSVKKGGQFCIDYKVMKDAGLGWRLPGAEGFVMGSTVDGEGKVSKPLVQVGAQHITCMPDAALFIALSAAIDLSMDACRLFSDKLRKELCHHEQNSLS from the exons ATGGATCCTTGTCCCTTCGTGCGTCTCATAGTCGAATCTCTAGCTCTGAAACTTCCCTCTCCGACCAAACCCCCTCCACTCTCCGGGGTCCATCCCTCCACCACCCCTTGCTTCTGCAAAATCCGCACCAACACCTTCCCCACCCATACAGCCCTCCTCCCTCTCTCCGCTTCGGCCTCCACCCCCGACACCACCACCTCCGCCACGGCCTTCCACCTCGACCCCGCCGCCCTCCGCCGCCTCTCGGTAAAGCCTCTCAGCCTCGTCATCTCCGTCTACAACGGCCCAATGGGCCGTTCCTGCTGGGTGCGCGGCGCCAAGCTGTTGGGCCGGGTTCATCTCACCGTTAACCTCTCCACTGCCCTTTCTCACTCCAACACCTTCCACAGCGGCTGGCTCAACCTAGCTGGGCCCCACACCACAACCAAACCATCGGCCCAGCTTCACCTCGTCGTTCGGTCTGAACCGGATCCCCGGTTCGTGTTTCAATTCGGAGGCGAACCGGAGTGCAGCCCAGTTGTTTTCCAGATTCAGGGAAATATCCGACAACCCGTTTTCAGTTGCAAGTTCAGCGCCGATCGCAACTACAGATCCCG GTCTCTTCCGTCAGATTTTACAAGCAATGGAAGTGGGTGGAGAAGATCCTCCACAGCTGACAGAGAGCGTCAAGGGAAGGAGAGAAAGGGTTGGATGATAATGATTCACGATCTCTCAGGCTCACCTGTTGCTGCAGCATCAATGGTGACACCATTTGTCCCATCCCCTGGCTCAGATCGCGTGTCTCGTTCAAACCCCGGAGCCTGGCTCATCCTCCGGCCCAACGGAGCCTCGGTGAGTAGCTGGAAGCCATGGGGTCGTCTCGAGGCGTGGCGAGAAAGAGGCCCTGTGGATGGGTTGGGCTACAAGGTTGAGCTTTTCTCTGACAATGGACCAGCCAACAGAATACCCATCGCTGAAGGCACAATGAGTGTGAAAAAGGGTGGCCAGTTCTGCATCGATTACAAGGTGATGAAGGATGCTGGGTTGGGTTGGAGGTTGCCAGGGGCAGAAGGGTTTGTGATGGGTTCAACTGTCGACGGTGAAGGCAAAGTTAGCAAGCCTCTCGTGCAGGTTGGTGCGCAGCATATCACCTGCATGCCTGACGCTGCTCTCTTCATTGCGCTCTCAGCTGCAATCGATCTCAGCATGGATGCATGCAGGCTTTTCTCGGATAAACTTAGAAAGGAGCTTTGCCACCATGAACAAAATTCCCTATCATAG
- the LOC106767411 gene encoding NAC domain-containing protein 73 isoform X2, which yields MNNMSKLSCVRSSDLIDAKLEEHQLCGSKQCPGCGHKFEGKPDWLGLPAGVKFDPTDQELIEHLEAKVEAKNIKSHPLIDEFIPTIEGEDGICYTHPEKLPGVTRDGLSRHFFHRPSKAYTTGTRKRRKIQNECDLQGGETRWHKTGKTRPVMVNGKQKGCKKILVLYTNFGKNRKPEKTNWVMHQYHLGQHEEEKEGELVVSKIFYQTQPRQCNWSDRSAITGEASGEQQPNNNGRRDSGSGSCSSKEVLTHRDEMSAIVGLPQITTFNTSLDIQQLKSDHFSFIPFRKSFDEVGIGEASTGREVQASRSCEEVHEGHNIVAHHHHHQQQQQQNQHAHQQIATTAFHISRPSHPISTIISPPPLHHASIILDDNAYHVSTIMLQNENFQHQHHHKLGGRSTSGLEELIMGCTSTDVKEESSITNQQEAEWLKYSSYWTDPGNLQDHHE from the exons ATGAATAATATGAGCAAGTTGAGTTGTGTTAGGAGCTCTGATCTGATAGATGCAAAGCTGGAAGAGCATCAACTGTGTGGATCCAAACAGTGCCCCGGTTGTGGTCACAAATTTGAAGGGAAGCCG GACTGGCTAGGTCTTCCAGCGGGAGTGAAGTTTGACCCAACGGACCAAGAACTCATAGAACATCTTGAAGCCAAAGTCGAAGCAAAGAACATCAAATCACACCCTCTCATAGATGAGTTCATTCCCACTATTGAAGGAGAAGACGGGATTTGTTACACCCATCCTGAGAAACTTCCAG GAGTGACAAGAGATGGGTTAAGCAGACACTTCTTCCACAGGCCCTCAAAGGCTTACACAACAGGGACACGAAAGAGGAGAAAGATTCAAAACGAATGCGACTTGCAAGGAGGGGAAACCCGATGGCACAAGACAGGTAAGACAAGACCAGTGATGGTCAATGGCAAACAAAAGGGTTGCAAGAAGATTCTAGTGCTCTACACCAACTTCGGCAAGAATAGAAAACCCGAAAAGACAAACTGGGTTATGCACCAGTACCATCTGGGCCAGCacgaggaagaaaaagaaggagagCTTGTGGTGTCCAAGATATTCTACCAGACACAACCGAGGCAGTGCAATTGGTCAGATAGAAGTGCCATAACTGGTGAAGCAAGTGGAGAACAACAACCCAACAATAACGGAAGAAGAGACAGCGGAAGTGGGAGTTGTTCTTCTAAGGAAGTTCTCACTCACAGAGATGAAATGTCTGCTATCGTTGGACTCCCTCAAATAACAACCTTCAACACTTCCTTGGACATTCAACAACTCAAATCCGACCATTTTAGCTTCATTCCATTCAGAAAAAGCTTCGATGAg GTTGGAATAGGAGAAGCTTCGACGGGAAGAGAAGTGCAAGCATCAAGGTCGTGTGAGGAAGTACATGAAGGGCATAATATTGTagcacatcatcatcatcatcaacaacaacagcagcaaaATCAGCATGCGCACCAACAAATTGCAACCACAGCCTTCCATATCAGTAGGCCTTCGCATCCCATCTCCACCATCATCTCTCCTCCACCCCTTCACCACGCATCCATCATCCTAGACGACAACGCCTACCATGTCTCAACGATCATGCTTCAAAATGAAAACTTCCAG CACCAGCACCATCATAAACTAGGAGGAAGGTCTACGTCTGGTTTGGAGGAACTCATCATGGGGTGCACTTCAACTGATGTCAAAGAG GAGTCATCCATTACAAACCAACAAGAGGCTGAATGGTTGAAATACTCTTCTTACTGGACAGACCCTGGCAACCTGCAGGATCATCATGAGTAG